AGAGCATCACCGATCTTGAAACCCTCCGTGACCTGATCGTGAAGAATCCCGGCAGCGCTCCCGATATCATCCGTTTCCAGGCGCTTGTGGCTTTAGGCGACGGTTACGACAAAAAGGGTGAGCAGCAAAAAGCTCTCGAAACATGGCGGAACGTTGTGGAGCTCGCCCCGAATACCCCCTGGGCCGAACAGGCGGAAAAGAAGCTGAAAAGTTCCGCCGTTCGGCGCGAAGATTCGAAAGACCGTCAGAAAAAGCTGCTGAACCGGCTTGGCGCTACCTCACCGGTGATAAAAGAACTGAGCGGGAAACTGGAGAAAGACCCCGATAATCCACGGGTGCTGTATGATCTGGCCATGGCGATAGGTGTTGAAGCGGAAAAAGGTTACGATGCAAGAATCTATGAGGACACGACGTTCCGGACTAATATCGCAATCGAAATGGTAAACCTGCTGGACAGGGCATCGAAACTGGCGCCGGACGATCAGAACATTCGCCTGGCATGCGGCATGACTTCCGTAACGATGCCTTTTTTTGTGAACCGGCTGGACAAGGGCATGGACGACCTCAAGAAGGTCATTGACAGCAGCGCCCCCGATTCTCTGAAAGCGGAAGCTCATTACTGGCTGGGGTATGCCTACAGCAAAAAGGCGACGACCGAATGGATAGAGGTCATTTCGAAGTATCCGGATTCACGGGAAGCCGCGATGAGTTTTGAAGAGATGACGCCGCAGGTGCGGCATTTCGACCGTGCGAGCCATTCCGGGCCGGTGGTCGCCATCGACTTCATTCTGGGGTTTCGGGATGAGCTTGCCCCGCAGACCGCTGTCTGGATTGTGGACGGCAGGGGAAAATTTATCAGGACACTCTATGTTTCGGGTTTCAGCGGATTCATCCGCGAGAAACAGGTCAATCTGCCGGAATGGGCGAAATCCTCCGGCTATTCCGATGCGGACGCGGTCACCGGCGCCAGCATCGATACGGGCCATCATCTTTATGTCTGGGACCTGACCGACTCTTCCGGTAAAAAGGTCGGATCGGGAACGTACACAGTGCAGGTGGAAGCATGTTACTGGCCGAGCATGAATTACCAGGCGACATCCATACCGGTCACAATCGGGAAAAAAGAGTACAGCCGCACAGTGGAGGAAGGAAATATCATCCCCTATCTCGGTGTGGTGTACTATCCGTGATGACCGGTCAATCCGGCTTGCCGGGATATGGTGTATTTTACAAGTATCCGGAATGAATTACCCCGTAGTAAACTGCGAGGAATTCTCTTGATTAACAAGAGTGGCGATTTTATGAATTCTTCCTTGAAAGCGACCCGAATTATGACTATATTCAGGTCAACCCCTATGGAGGATGAAATGAAACCCAGCGAATCGATCAGGCCGATCAGTTATCTGAAAGCCCATGCCTCGGAAGTGATCAGAGACATCTCGAATAGTCAGAAAACAATTGTTATCACCCAGAACGGCGAAGCCAAAGCTGTTCTGCAGGATGTAAAACTGTATGAAAAAACACAGGAAAGTCTCGCAATGCTCAAGATTCTCGCCATGAGCACCAAAAGCCTGAAAGAAGGAAAAACCAAGAGTCTGACTCAATCATTTGACAATGTCAGGAAAAGAATTAAAGAAAGACTCGATATATGAAATTCAGGGTCTTTATTGTCGCCGATGCAGAAGAAGATTTATTTGAAATTTATACCTCTATTGCCGCATCGGATTCAAAAAACATGGCCAATCATGTACTTGAAAAACTTGAGGCTGTCTGTCAGAGCCTTTCCGAACTTGCACACCGTGGACATGTACCCCCCGAACTCGAAAGAATAAGCGTACATGATTTTAAGGAAATACATTACAAACCCTATAGAATTCTTTATCAGATCATTGAATCTGATGTCTTTGTACACTGTGTGCTCGATGGCCGCAGAGACCTTCAGGATATCTTACAGGAAAGACTCTTACGGTAAACATCGTGGATTTCATCGGGATTTTTCAAATAAACACACACATCCGTGTTTATCAGCGGTCAAATAAATCTGTCAATCCGTGGTCAGCAGTATTTATTGATTGATTCGCATAAAAAAGTTTATTTATTTGAGGCTTTTCCGTATATTTTCCGTATATAAGTATAATACAGTGACACCAATAAAACACACCACCGTATCCTCAAAGGACTGACCGATCATGAAATATTCCGGTTATATTTTCTCTGTACTGCTCCCCGTTCTGCTGTCATGCTCTCCTGCGGCCGCGGATAACCGTTCCGATGCCGAAGCTCTCAAAGACAAGGGAAACGAGCTGTTCGGCAAAGGCAATCTCGATGGCGCCATCGACGCCTTCAAAAAAGCAATCGAGACCGACTCAA
This DNA window, taken from bacterium, encodes the following:
- a CDS encoding DUF2271 domain-containing protein, coding for SITDLETLRDLIVKNPGSAPDIIRFQALVALGDGYDKKGEQQKALETWRNVVELAPNTPWAEQAEKKLKSSAVRREDSKDRQKKLLNRLGATSPVIKELSGKLEKDPDNPRVLYDLAMAIGVEAEKGYDARIYEDTTFRTNIAIEMVNLLDRASKLAPDDQNIRLACGMTSVTMPFFVNRLDKGMDDLKKVIDSSAPDSLKAEAHYWLGYAYSKKATTEWIEVISKYPDSREAAMSFEEMTPQVRHFDRASHSGPVVAIDFILGFRDELAPQTAVWIVDGRGKFIRTLYVSGFSGFIREKQVNLPEWAKSSGYSDADAVTGASIDTGHHLYVWDLTDSSGKKVGSGTYTVQVEACYWPSMNYQATSIPVTIGKKEYSRTVEEGNIIPYLGVVYYP
- a CDS encoding type II toxin-antitoxin system Phd/YefM family antitoxin, with the protein product MKPSESIRPISYLKAHASEVIRDISNSQKTIVITQNGEAKAVLQDVKLYEKTQESLAMLKILAMSTKSLKEGKTKSLTQSFDNVRKRIKERLDI
- a CDS encoding type II toxin-antitoxin system RelE/ParE family toxin translates to MKFRVFIVADAEEDLFEIYTSIAASDSKNMANHVLEKLEAVCQSLSELAHRGHVPPELERISVHDFKEIHYKPYRILYQIIESDVFVHCVLDGRRDLQDILQERLLR